One window of the Longimicrobium sp. genome contains the following:
- a CDS encoding protein-glutamate O-methyltransferase CheR has translation AAGDASPAAAPARRAEERDGRAERRDDVALPDTPAAYRRDVEKLEVELLMEGIFRQYGFDFRSYAYSSLKRRLWKRIQAEGLATVSQLQDRVLHDPAMMEKLLLDLSINVTAMYRDPSFYAAFRNEVVPLLRTYPFIRIWHAGCSTGEEVYSMAILLKEVGLYDRSRIYATDINEVVLQRARAGIFPLDKMQEYTQNYLRAGGTESFSQYYTAMYDGARFDPALTRNVVFSQHNLVTDGSFAEFNVIVCRNVMIYFDRELQNRVHELFYDSLVNFGILGLGSKESMRFTAYEDRYEALNTKEKIFRRLS, from the coding sequence GGGCGGCGGGGGATGCATCCCCCGCCGCGGCCCCGGCGCGGCGGGCGGAGGAGCGCGACGGCCGGGCGGAGCGGCGGGACGACGTCGCGCTTCCGGACACCCCCGCCGCGTACCGCCGCGACGTGGAGAAGCTGGAGGTGGAGCTGCTGATGGAGGGGATCTTTCGCCAGTACGGCTTCGACTTCCGCAGCTACGCCTACTCGTCGCTCAAGCGGCGGCTGTGGAAGCGCATCCAGGCGGAAGGGCTGGCCACCGTGAGCCAGCTGCAGGACCGGGTGCTGCACGACCCGGCGATGATGGAGAAGCTCCTGCTGGACCTCTCCATCAACGTCACGGCGATGTACCGCGACCCATCGTTCTACGCCGCGTTCCGCAACGAAGTGGTCCCGCTCCTGCGCACCTACCCCTTCATCCGCATCTGGCATGCGGGGTGCTCCACGGGGGAGGAGGTGTACTCGATGGCCATCCTGCTGAAGGAGGTGGGGCTGTACGACCGGTCGAGGATCTACGCCACGGACATCAACGAGGTGGTGCTGCAGCGGGCGCGGGCGGGGATCTTTCCGCTCGACAAGATGCAGGAGTACACGCAGAACTACCTGCGCGCCGGCGGCACCGAATCGTTCAGCCAGTACTACACGGCGATGTACGACGGCGCCCGCTTCGACCCCGCGCTCACCCGCAACGTGGTGTTCTCGCAGCACAACCTGGTGACCGACGGGTCGTTCGCGGAGTTCAACGTCATCGTGTGCCGCAACGTGATGATCTACTTCGACCGGGAGCTGCAGAACCGCGTGCACGAGCTCTTTTACGACTCGCTGGTGAACTTCGGGATCCTGGGGCTGGGGAGCAAGGAGAGCATGCGGTTTACGGCGTACGAGGACCGGTACGAGGCGCTGAACACGAAGGAAAAGATCTTCCGGAGGCTTTCGTAG